In Anaerolineales bacterium, the following proteins share a genomic window:
- the mltG gene encoding endolytic transglycosylase MltG: MRKILPILLILVICACLFVAFVTIPAEAARVYGPPAPWLTIFQRAQYSARLLWYDGLLTRPLNPGASERNFKVESGQSVNSIAASLQDAGLIRDAESFRAYLIYSGLDTSIQAGEYKLSAAMSAIDIARTIQDASATEATFTILPGWRMEEIAASLPTSGLGITPDDFLAAARTPPSGYDFLDGATSAEGFLFPDSYILPRNMSVHELLDELLRNFSLRLTSELTHGFETQGLTVYQAVTLASIVEREAVRNEEKPLIASVYLNRLNIGMKLDADPTVQYALGYDPSEGTWWKNPLSLADLQFDSPFNTYAYAGLPPAPISNPDLDSLRAIAFPAETPYYFFRAKCDGSGYHNFAVTFEEQIKNACP, encoded by the coding sequence ATGCGCAAAATTCTCCCAATTCTCTTAATCCTCGTAATTTGCGCCTGCCTCTTCGTCGCTTTCGTCACCATCCCTGCCGAAGCGGCAAGAGTGTACGGTCCGCCCGCGCCGTGGCTGACGATTTTTCAGCGCGCGCAATATTCTGCGCGGTTATTGTGGTACGACGGCTTGCTCACGCGTCCGCTGAACCCTGGGGCGAGCGAACGAAATTTCAAAGTCGAGTCAGGGCAGTCGGTCAATTCCATCGCGGCGAGTTTGCAAGACGCGGGTTTGATCCGCGACGCCGAATCGTTCCGCGCCTATCTCATTTATTCTGGACTCGACACTTCGATTCAAGCGGGCGAATACAAACTCAGCGCGGCGATGTCCGCGATTGATATTGCGCGCACAATTCAAGATGCGAGTGCTACCGAAGCGACATTTACAATTCTCCCAGGCTGGCGGATGGAAGAGATCGCCGCGTCGCTTCCGACCTCGGGGCTGGGCATCACACCCGACGACTTTCTCGCCGCCGCGCGGACTCCGCCCAGCGGATACGACTTCCTCGACGGCGCAACCTCAGCCGAGGGATTTCTCTTTCCCGATTCATATATCCTGCCGCGCAACATGTCGGTGCACGAGTTGTTGGATGAACTCCTCCGCAATTTTTCCTTGCGGCTTACCTCCGAGTTAACTCATGGCTTTGAAACGCAGGGACTGACTGTATATCAAGCCGTGACTCTCGCATCCATCGTGGAACGCGAAGCCGTGCGAAACGAAGAGAAACCGTTGATCGCGTCCGTCTATTTGAATCGCTTGAACATCGGCATGAAATTGGATGCCGACCCCACTGTTCAATACGCGCTTGGCTACGATCCCTCCGAAGGGACGTGGTGGAAGAATCCTTTGAGTTTAGCCGACCTGCAATTCGATTCGCCCTTCAATACATACGCATACGCGGGTTTGCCTCCCGCGCCGATCTCGAATCCAGATCTGGATTCGTTGCGCGCGATCGCCTTCCCTGCCGAGACGCCGTACTACTTCTTCCGCGCCAAATGTGACGGGTCGGGCTATCATAATTTTGCCGTTACATTTGAAGAACAAATTAAAAATGCTTGTCCCTGA
- the ftcD gene encoding glutamate formimidoyltransferase gives MSQLIECIPNFSEARRPEVVDQIVAAIESVGEVKLLDRSSDLDHNRTVLTFAGSPAGVEEAAFRAIKTAAELIDLDNHTGEHPRIGATDVCPFVPLSGATMDDCVAIAKRLGQRVGGELSLPVYLYEAAATRPERVNLENIRKGQYEALKTEIESDPNRKPDYGPSKLPKAGATVIGARPPLIAFNVYLTTDDVSAAKKIAKAVRQSSGGLRYVKGLGLLVDGRAQVSMNLTNFHETPIGRVVEFIRREAQRYGVGIHHSELVGLIPQEALVDAAVWYTQLDSFSPEQILESRLFSASSAAVQTQGKPASFLDELASPLPAPGGGSAAAYAGAMGAGLVAMVSGLTIGRKKYAEVEAEMQAVRVMAEKLRAEMTQAVDDDAASFEAVIGAFKLPKETEEQQKARTAAIQRATLNAAHIPLHSAQRSVKIMELAVKCAEHGNLNAISDALSGFAMSRASLTAAAYNVRINVHSLPDKSAGDEYLTELAEQEKKADVLEEKIRKIMKERGGI, from the coding sequence ATGTCCCAACTCATCGAATGTATCCCCAACTTCTCCGAAGCGCGGCGACCCGAAGTGGTAGACCAGATCGTCGCGGCAATCGAATCGGTCGGCGAGGTCAAACTCCTCGACCGTTCCTCCGACCTCGACCACAACCGCACAGTGCTCACGTTTGCAGGTTCACCCGCAGGCGTGGAAGAAGCCGCGTTTCGCGCCATCAAAACTGCCGCCGAATTGATTGACCTCGATAACCACACTGGCGAACATCCGCGCATCGGCGCGACGGATGTTTGTCCGTTTGTGCCGCTCAGCGGCGCGACGATGGACGATTGCGTCGCCATCGCCAAAAGATTGGGTCAACGCGTAGGCGGCGAACTCAGCCTCCCCGTCTATTTATATGAAGCGGCGGCAACGCGTCCCGAACGCGTCAATCTGGAAAACATCCGCAAAGGGCAATACGAAGCGCTCAAAACCGAAATCGAATCCGACCCGAATCGCAAACCCGATTACGGTCCGAGCAAACTTCCGAAGGCGGGGGCGACTGTCATCGGCGCGCGACCGCCGCTCATCGCGTTCAATGTTTATCTCACCACCGACGATGTGAGCGCCGCCAAAAAAATTGCAAAGGCTGTGCGTCAATCGTCGGGCGGGCTTCGTTATGTGAAGGGGCTGGGCTTGCTCGTGGACGGTCGCGCGCAGGTCTCGATGAACCTCACCAACTTTCACGAAACGCCCATCGGGCGCGTCGTTGAATTCATTCGACGTGAGGCGCAACGCTATGGCGTCGGCATTCATCACAGCGAACTCGTCGGGTTGATTCCGCAAGAGGCGTTGGTGGATGCGGCGGTCTGGTACACACAGTTGGATTCATTCTCGCCTGAGCAGATTCTCGAATCTCGACTTTTCTCCGCCTCGTCCGCCGCCGTTCAGACGCAGGGTAAGCCTGCCTCATTCTTGGACGAGTTAGCCTCGCCTCTGCCTGCCCCAGGCGGCGGCTCCGCCGCCGCGTATGCTGGCGCGATGGGCGCAGGGTTGGTTGCCATGGTTTCTGGTCTCACCATCGGAAGAAAAAAATATGCCGAGGTCGAAGCCGAGATGCAAGCCGTGCGCGTGATGGCTGAAAAACTCCGCGCCGAAATGACACAAGCCGTGGACGACGACGCCGCGTCATTCGAAGCGGTCATCGGCGCGTTCAAGTTGCCGAAGGAAACCGAAGAACAACAGAAAGCGCGCACCGCCGCGATCCAACGCGCCACGTTGAACGCCGCGCACATTCCGCTTCATTCGGCGCAGAGGTCGGTCAAGATCATGGAACTTGCGGTCAAATGCGCCGAGCATGGAAACCTGAACGCCATCAGCGACGCGCTCTCTGGTTTTGCCATGTCGCGCGCCTCGCTCACCGCTGCCGCGTACAACGTGCGCATCAACGTCCATTCCCTGCCCGATAAATCCGCTGGCGATGAGTATTTGACCGAACTCGCCGAACAGGAAAAGAAAGCCGACGTTCTGGAAGAAAAAATCCGTAAGATAATGAAAGAGCGCGGAGGAATATAA
- a CDS encoding M23 family metallopeptidase yields MSLRGVARSATTKQSPQFIKGCVVVLTQLFIILAASCTPAPTKEPVPTLTATAAIPTFSPTIIPLPTSTNTTIPPTLTSTSTPIPCDPHTADFCITDGHFILQRPIHPPANDSVDRTYPFGSTANGARDPHRGVEFINGLGIPVYAAGDGVVLFAGPDDVAIYSPWTIFYGNLVVIQHENDLFTLYAHLSKIDVRTGDEIKAGEQIGEVGRSGVAIGSHLHFEVRRGDAADYFSMVNPELWLIPSKPDFGALSISIQDTSSAFQSASLTLQQYSADGEVLGLNYLETYYPPLALGEENLGIGDLSAGRYRITFIHNGVFYERWVEVQSGKLTEVVIIVK; encoded by the coding sequence GTGTCGTTGCGAGGAGTGGCGCGAAGCGCCACGACGAAGCAATCTCCTCAATTCATTAAAGGTTGCGTCGTTGTACTAACACAACTTTTCATTATCCTTGCCGCTTCCTGCACTCCAGCGCCGACGAAAGAACCAGTCCCAACTCTAACAGCGACTGCGGCTATTCCAACATTTTCCCCGACAATTATTCCGCTTCCGACTTCAACGAACACGACGATTCCTCCTACATTAACTTCGACCTCCACGCCGATTCCCTGCGACCCTCACACTGCCGATTTCTGCATCACCGACGGACATTTCATCCTCCAGCGTCCAATCCACCCGCCTGCCAATGATTCGGTGGATCGCACATATCCCTTCGGTTCTACCGCGAATGGGGCGCGTGATCCGCATCGTGGCGTGGAATTCATCAATGGTTTGGGCATTCCCGTCTACGCGGCGGGGGATGGCGTTGTCCTCTTTGCTGGTCCAGACGATGTTGCGATCTACTCTCCCTGGACAATTTTTTACGGAAACCTTGTGGTGATTCAGCACGAGAATGACTTGTTCACGCTGTACGCGCATCTCTCGAAAATTGACGTTCGGACGGGAGATGAAATCAAAGCGGGCGAGCAGATCGGCGAGGTGGGACGAAGCGGGGTTGCCATTGGCAGTCACCTCCACTTTGAAGTCCGCCGCGGCGACGCGGCAGATTACTTTTCGATGGTCAATCCCGAATTGTGGCTGATTCCGAGCAAACCAGATTTTGGGGCGTTATCAATTTCGATACAAGACACGAGTTCAGCATTTCAAAGTGCCAGCCTTACACTTCAGCAATATTCAGCAGATGGCGAAGTCCTTGGATTGAATTATCTTGAAACGTACTATCCGCCGTTAGCGCTTGGTGAAGAGAATTTGGGAATCGGCGATTTATCCGCTGGGCGGTATCGCATCACATTCATTCACAACGGCGTTTTTTATGAACGGTGGGTTGAAGTACAATCGGGAAAACTTACGGAAGTTGTGATTATCGTCAAATAA
- the dcd gene encoding dCTP deaminase: MGLKPDHWIRKMALEQKMIEPFVDKQVRQGVISYGVSSYGYDIRVADEFMIFTNVHSAIVDPKNFDPKSMFEFKGDVCVIPPNSFALARTVEYFRIPRKVLTVCLGKSTYARCGLIVNVTPFEPEWEGYVTLEISNTTPLPAKIYANEGLAQVLFFEADEECEVSYADKKGKYQGQQTIVLPKV; encoded by the coding sequence ATGGGACTCAAACCCGACCACTGGATTCGCAAGATGGCGCTTGAACAAAAGATGATCGAACCGTTTGTTGACAAACAGGTTCGGCAAGGGGTTATTTCCTATGGCGTTTCGTCGTATGGATACGACATCCGCGTGGCGGATGAATTCATGATCTTTACTAACGTCCATTCCGCTATCGTTGACCCCAAAAACTTCGATCCGAAATCCATGTTCGAGTTCAAAGGCGACGTGTGTGTCATCCCGCCCAACTCTTTCGCCTTGGCGCGGACGGTTGAGTATTTCCGCATCCCGCGCAAGGTGTTGACGGTTTGTTTGGGCAAATCCACGTATGCGCGTTGCGGGCTGATCGTCAATGTCACACCGTTCGAGCCAGAGTGGGAGGGCTACGTCACGCTTGAAATCTCAAACACCACGCCGCTCCCCGCGAAGATTTATGCTAACGAGGGCTTGGCGCAAGTCCTATTCTTTGAAGCGGACGAGGAGTGCGAGGTCTCGTACGCGGATAAGAAGGGGAAGTATCAGGGACAACAGACGATTGTCCTGCCGAAGGTGTAA
- a CDS encoding phosphoglucomutase/phosphomannomutase family protein has protein sequence MPIHFGTDGWRAVISDSFTFDNLRIVAQAIADAVGSEHWDKASGSEHAPDPKKIVVGFDTRFLSDRFAGEVARVLAANGFTVLLAQSDSPTPAISYAVKNNHAIAGVMITASHNAPRYNGVKLKGAFGGSALPEQCRRVEVYINDNEQQARGPNLMDFKKAREAGLIQKFNPLPAYFDHLRKLIDTDAIADNPQRFVVDAMFGSGRGVIKSFLQGTGCEISEIRGEMNPGFGGVHPEPIAKNLGALASAISAGMGNFGIVTDGDADRIGAMDERGAFVDPHKIMALSLKYLVETRGWSGAVVRTVSTTRMIDRLAKRYGLKLYETPVGFNHIADYMMQEDVLLGGEESGGISFKGHIPEGDGPVMGLLLVEMIAKSGKTLQGLVDELLADVGPAFYERTDLRLSRPVAKKEMGEFLTNQAPTEIGGEKVSEVSQRDGVKYIMADDSWLLIRPSGTEPVLRVYAEGRTQEMVKALLGYGEQVAKSVV, from the coding sequence ATGCCCATTCACTTTGGAACCGACGGCTGGAGAGCCGTCATCTCGGACTCGTTCACTTTCGACAATCTTCGCATTGTCGCGCAAGCAATTGCAGACGCAGTCGGCTCGGAACATTGGGATAAAGCGAGCGGAAGCGAACACGCACCCGACCCGAAAAAAATCGTCGTGGGATTCGACACCCGCTTCCTCTCCGATCGTTTCGCCGGGGAGGTTGCCCGCGTCCTCGCCGCCAACGGATTCACCGTCCTGCTCGCCCAATCCGATTCGCCGACGCCTGCCATTTCGTACGCGGTGAAAAACAATCACGCCATCGCGGGCGTGATGATCACCGCTTCGCACAACGCGCCGCGCTACAACGGAGTCAAACTCAAAGGCGCGTTCGGCGGCTCTGCACTGCCCGAACAATGCCGCCGCGTGGAAGTGTACATCAACGACAACGAGCAACAAGCGCGTGGACCCAACCTGATGGATTTCAAAAAAGCCCGCGAGGCGGGGTTGATTCAAAAGTTCAACCCACTGCCCGCGTACTTCGATCACCTGCGGAAGTTGATTGACACCGACGCCATCGCGGACAACCCTCAGCGCTTCGTCGTGGACGCCATGTTCGGTTCGGGGCGCGGCGTGATCAAATCGTTTTTGCAAGGGACGGGATGCGAGATTTCCGAAATTCGCGGCGAGATGAACCCGGGCTTTGGCGGCGTCCACCCGGAACCGATTGCCAAAAATCTCGGCGCGCTCGCCTCCGCCATCAGCGCGGGGATGGGCAACTTCGGCATCGTCACCGACGGCGACGCGGACCGCATCGGCGCGATGGACGAGCGCGGCGCGTTCGTTGACCCGCACAAGATCATGGCTCTTTCATTGAAATATCTCGTGGAAACGCGCGGTTGGAGCGGCGCGGTCGTCCGCACGGTTTCGACAACGCGCATGATCGATCGCTTGGCAAAACGTTACGGCTTGAAATTGTACGAAACGCCTGTCGGCTTCAACCACATCGCGGATTACATGATGCAAGAGGATGTGTTGCTTGGCGGCGAGGAATCGGGCGGCATCTCGTTCAAGGGACACATCCCCGAAGGCGACGGTCCGGTCATGGGCTTGTTACTCGTGGAGATGATCGCTAAATCTGGAAAAACACTGCAAGGCTTAGTGGATGAGTTGCTTGCGGATGTCGGTCCCGCTTTTTACGAACGCACCGACTTGCGTCTCAGCCGTCCTGTCGCCAAGAAAGAGATGGGCGAGTTTCTCACGAATCAGGCTCCCACTGAGATCGGAGGCGAGAAAGTTTCCGAAGTCAGTCAGCGCGACGGCGTGAAATACATCATGGCGGACGATTCGTGGCTGCTCATCCGCCCATCGGGAACAGAGCCGGTGCTACGCGTCTACGCCGAGGGAAGAACGCAGGAGATGGTGAAAGCGTTGTTAGGATACGGCGAACAGGTTGCAAAGAGCGTGGTTTAA
- a CDS encoding DUF389 domain-containing protein, which translates to MDINAPPPQPEPEQEFVSARARRRRALRRAYFPADEAGRAALFEHLAQRAFPSYELFVFALVAGVILGAGYFVNSQALLIFGILVAPVLTPWIGFSLAAIAGSTRFFLQTFAALLLSSFLIFISGLLAGFASRVFGPLNFNEAFTHSRLWWPDFVTLTIGAVVLTISFVRSEQRPYLPSALVAYEFFLPLCAAGFGLGSGVSEIWPQGLLVFLAHFSWATFLAILSLFFLRFYPVNFSGISLTAVLLILVIAAITILTGFGQWIGIQAGLATPPPFDQTQGQPASPAAATSTLALVPTASPSQTPPATVFIGVPTQTPTRTPRPTQPSAIPPTQTFTSTVTAEPTPIIAQIRAAEGGGAFIREKPGGKVLATLGNGATVTIIPNDFQEVNGVIWVHVFAIVNDVRVEGWMIQSLLVTATPIPDWQPTSTPEITATP; encoded by the coding sequence ATGGACATCAACGCCCCCCCACCACAACCGGAACCCGAACAGGAATTTGTCTCGGCGCGGGCGCGGCGACGACGCGCCTTACGACGCGCCTACTTCCCCGCCGACGAAGCCGGGCGCGCCGCGCTGTTCGAACATCTCGCCCAACGCGCCTTCCCCTCGTATGAATTATTTGTGTTCGCGCTCGTGGCAGGCGTGATCCTCGGCGCGGGATATTTCGTCAACTCGCAAGCGTTGCTCATCTTCGGAATCCTCGTCGCGCCGGTGCTCACGCCATGGATCGGATTCTCACTCGCCGCCATCGCCGGCTCGACGCGTTTTTTCCTGCAAACCTTCGCCGCGTTATTGTTGAGCTCGTTCCTCATCTTCATCAGCGGCTTGCTGGCAGGTTTTGCCTCACGCGTCTTTGGTCCGCTCAACTTTAACGAAGCCTTCACCCACAGCCGCTTGTGGTGGCCCGATTTCGTCACGCTGACCATCGGCGCAGTGGTGCTGACCATTTCATTCGTCCGTTCGGAGCAACGCCCCTACCTCCCCAGCGCGCTCGTCGCGTATGAATTTTTCCTTCCGCTTTGCGCGGCAGGTTTCGGCTTAGGCAGCGGCGTCAGCGAGATCTGGCCCCAAGGCTTGCTCGTTTTCCTCGCGCACTTTTCATGGGCGACCTTCCTCGCCATCCTTTCATTATTCTTTTTGCGTTTCTATCCCGTGAACTTCAGCGGCATCTCACTGACCGCTGTTTTATTGATCCTCGTCATCGCCGCGATAACGATTCTGACCGGCTTCGGTCAATGGATCGGGATTCAAGCGGGACTCGCCACACCTCCTCCGTTCGATCAGACTCAGGGTCAGCCTGCTTCGCCAGCGGCGGCGACCTCTACACTTGCGCTCGTTCCCACCGCTTCCCCATCGCAGACTCCGCCAGCGACTGTCTTCATCGGTGTGCCAACGCAAACTCCAACGCGCACGCCCCGCCCGACTCAACCGTCGGCGATTCCGCCTACGCAGACGTTCACATCAACCGTCACAGCCGAACCCACTCCCATCATTGCCCAAATCCGCGCAGCGGAAGGAGGCGGAGCCTTTATCCGAGAAAAGCCGGGCGGCAAAGTCCTTGCAACGTTAGGCAACGGTGCGACCGTCACCATCATCCCCAACGATTTTCAGGAAGTGAACGGCGTGATCTGGGTGCATGTATTTGCCATCGTCAACGATGTGCGCGTGGAGGGGTGGATGATTCAAAGTCTGCTCGTCACCGCCACACCCATCCCCGATTGGCAGCCCACGTCCACGCCGGAAATCACTGCAACGCCATAA
- a CDS encoding transcription termination/antitermination NusG family protein, whose product MPQLWYAVRSKPNKEDFLARQYEAHGVKVYYPRLRVTPVNPRSRKSRPYFPGYLFVQVDLTVIGASALQWMAGAANLVSFGGEPASVPEELINAIEKRVGEINVSNKTGATNLKRGEPVRIQAGPFAGYEAIFDGRISGQERVRVLLRFLEKRQVAVDLDEDQVLRLKRS is encoded by the coding sequence ATGCCTCAACTCTGGTATGCCGTTCGCAGTAAGCCAAATAAGGAAGATTTCCTTGCTCGTCAATATGAAGCGCATGGGGTCAAGGTCTATTATCCGCGCCTGCGAGTGACGCCGGTGAATCCGCGCTCGCGTAAGAGCCGCCCGTATTTTCCCGGCTACCTTTTTGTGCAAGTTGATCTGACCGTTATCGGCGCGTCCGCGCTTCAGTGGATGGCTGGGGCGGCGAATCTGGTCAGTTTTGGCGGTGAGCCGGCTTCGGTGCCGGAAGAGTTGATCAATGCCATCGAGAAGCGCGTAGGGGAGATCAACGTCTCCAATAAAACCGGGGCAACTAACCTAAAGCGGGGGGAACCGGTCCGCATCCAAGCGGGTCCGTTTGCGGGGTATGAGGCGATCTTCGACGGTAGAATCTCAGGTCAAGAGCGGGTGCGGGTGCTCCTACGCTTCCTTGAAAAGCGGCAGGTTGCCGTGGATCTGGATGAAGATCAGGTGTTGCGTTTGAAGCGTTCTTGA
- a CDS encoding sugar transferase encodes MLNAESNMEKIQRVSLGKKIGKVNSLLPMQSQWGVYRIALIVMDIFMVNVAFQLAYTLRFNVPYFTFFNQTVEVSPEYYLNFVATASIIWLVNFALNGLYSKQNLLGGTREYSLVFRSSTVGFMLIVIAGFLQASLLIARGWLLMAWVFTFMFVAIGRFILRRVIYFLRRQGFFLTPAVIVGANQEGRWLAEQLQKWETSGLHIVGFVDKKVAVTTPLYNNLINLGTVDQLGEIIEQFRIGEVILASSAISTRDYLMEIFKKYGVSDKVNLRMSSGLYEVITTGMTVDEFAYVPLMQVHKVRLTGTDIVLKTVLDYVLSFVGLVIISPLFLSIAAAVKLTSPGPIFHKRRVMGLNGKQFDALKFRSMVVNGDEVLEQHPELQEELAQNHKLKNDPRITSIGVFLRKYSLDELPQLINVLRGGMSLVGPRMISPEEVAMYKQFDMNLLTVKPGMTGLWQVSGRSDVSYDERVRMDMYYIRNWSIWLDLQILTQTIPVVFKGRGAY; translated from the coding sequence ATGTTGAATGCAGAGTCGAATATGGAGAAGATTCAAAGGGTGTCTCTCGGTAAAAAGATCGGCAAGGTTAATTCTCTCCTCCCAATGCAATCTCAATGGGGAGTGTATCGTATCGCGTTGATCGTGATGGATATTTTCATGGTCAATGTGGCGTTTCAACTCGCTTATACTCTGCGGTTTAACGTCCCCTACTTTACTTTTTTTAACCAGACGGTGGAGGTCTCGCCGGAATACTATCTGAACTTTGTTGCCACGGCTTCCATAATTTGGCTGGTGAACTTTGCCCTCAACGGCTTATATTCTAAGCAAAACCTATTGGGTGGTACCCGCGAATATTCGCTGGTCTTCCGCTCGTCTACAGTCGGCTTTATGTTGATCGTGATCGCGGGATTCTTGCAGGCTTCGCTCTTGATCGCGCGCGGTTGGTTATTGATGGCGTGGGTGTTTACATTCATGTTCGTTGCGATAGGCCGTTTCATTCTTCGACGGGTTATTTATTTTCTCCGTCGTCAGGGATTTTTTCTCACCCCGGCGGTGATCGTCGGCGCGAATCAAGAAGGGCGCTGGCTTGCCGAGCAACTCCAAAAATGGGAAACTTCGGGCTTGCACATCGTCGGCTTCGTGGATAAAAAGGTCGCGGTCACAACCCCGCTCTACAATAATCTCATAAATCTCGGTACAGTGGATCAGTTGGGCGAGATCATTGAACAGTTCCGCATCGGCGAGGTGATTCTCGCTTCTAGCGCGATCTCCACCCGGGATTACTTGATGGAGATCTTCAAAAAATACGGCGTTTCCGACAAGGTCAACTTGCGGATGTCCTCTGGGTTGTATGAGGTGATCACCACCGGCATGACGGTGGACGAGTTCGCTTATGTTCCGCTGATGCAAGTCCATAAAGTGAGATTGACCGGTACAGACATCGTCCTAAAAACTGTTCTGGACTATGTTCTATCTTTTGTTGGTTTGGTTATAATCAGCCCGTTGTTCTTGTCCATTGCCGCGGCGGTAAAGTTGACCTCGCCGGGTCCGATTTTCCACAAACGGCGCGTGATGGGTTTAAACGGAAAGCAGTTCGATGCGCTAAAATTCCGATCCATGGTCGTGAACGGCGATGAGGTTCTCGAGCAACACCCCGAACTTCAAGAGGAGTTGGCTCAGAATCACAAACTAAAAAATGATCCGCGCATTACATCAATTGGCGTATTTCTTCGGAAATACAGTCTTGATGAATTGCCGCAACTCATTAATGTGCTGCGAGGCGGGATGTCTCTCGTTGGTCCTCGCATGATCTCGCCGGAGGAAGTGGCGATGTACAAGCAGTTCGATATGAACCTGTTGACCGTAAAACCCGGCATGACCGGCTTGTGGCAGGTCAGCGGGCGTTCGGATGTTTCCTACGATGAACGAGTTCGCATGGATATGTATTACATTCGTAACTGGAGCATCTGGCTGGATCTTCAAATCCTCACTCAAACAATCCCTGTTGTTTTCAAGGGTCGCGGCGCGTACTAA
- a CDS encoding NAD-dependent epimerase/dehydratase family protein, producing the protein MAKIVVTGGAGFIGSHVVDLFLEKGFEVVILDDLSTGRASNLNPKAKFYKMDIRDPKVREIFEAERPDFISHHAAQMDVRRSVAQPLFDADVNILGSINLIECAKEFGVKRFIYISTGGAVYGEPEYVPCDEAHPINPICQYGASKHTVEHYLFMYHVNYGLKFTVLRYPNVFGPRQDPHGEAGVVAIFTGKMMAGEPVVVNGDGEQTRDFVYVGDCAQANYLAATVDHQPGIYNIGWGVPTSVNQIFSALAKATDYKLPVAYGPAKVGETRHIYLNATKARNDLGWSATVPLDEGMRKTVEYFKVAEQA; encoded by the coding sequence ATGGCAAAAATAGTAGTAACGGGTGGGGCTGGATTCATCGGGTCTCATGTGGTTGATCTGTTTCTTGAAAAAGGATTCGAGGTCGTTATTTTGGACGATCTGTCCACTGGGCGCGCCTCTAACCTCAACCCAAAGGCGAAGTTCTACAAAATGGATATCCGCGACCCGAAGGTGCGAGAAATCTTCGAAGCGGAACGACCGGATTTCATCAGTCACCATGCGGCGCAAATGGACGTTCGCCGTTCGGTGGCTCAACCGCTTTTCGACGCGGATGTCAATATCCTTGGTTCGATCAACCTGATTGAATGCGCCAAAGAATTCGGAGTGAAGCGTTTTATCTATATATCCACCGGCGGCGCGGTATACGGCGAGCCCGAATATGTCCCTTGTGACGAGGCGCATCCCATCAATCCGATCTGTCAGTACGGCGCAAGTAAACATACCGTTGAACATTATCTGTTTATGTATCACGTCAATTACGGGTTGAAATTCACGGTGTTGCGATACCCGAATGTGTTCGGTCCGCGGCAGGATCCGCATGGCGAGGCAGGCGTAGTGGCGATCTTTACTGGCAAAATGATGGCGGGCGAGCCGGTGGTCGTCAATGGAGACGGTGAGCAGACGCGTGATTTTGTCTACGTGGGCGATTGCGCGCAAGCCAATTATCTCGCGGCGACAGTGGATCATCAGCCGGGTATTTACAATATCGGTTGGGGAGTTCCGACCTCGGTGAATCAGATTTTCTCGGCATTGGCAAAAGCCACAGATTACAAACTGCCAGTCGCGTATGGACCGGCAAAGGTCGGAGAGACGCGCCATATCTATCTCAATGCAACCAAAGCGCGAAACGACCTCGGTTGGTCCGCTACTGTCCCTCTCGATGAAGGGATGAGGAAGACCGTCGAGTATTTCAAGGTTGCGGAGCAGGCTTGA